agttttactagtatcagaacttaacagatgagtagcattgttctaatttgtgacttagtaataagatatacaaagtaaacttaactaagctcaattatcagaatttgctagtgtcataagatttccactgaaataattacttctttcatggaatcatttgtttattgaagactactaggtcagtatctagcacagttatcctcataggattgaataggtactagaacagacatatcacttatcagagtttagaaacatatatcagacaacagtcagtacttaaagacatttatcaattaagcacagaatatacaatgagattaaatatgtaaatactgagcataaagtctgataacacagaacaagtctaagcagatttagagaaagaacctgaaaccattccaagttcatttaccaatcttgtaaaggtagcttcacacagtggttttgtgaagatatcttccagttgttgatctatgggaacaaaatacaattccactgtaccttcatccacatgttccctgatgaagtgatacctgatgctgatgtgctttgtcatagagtgttgaactggattacctgtcatagcaatagcactttgattatcacagtaaatagggattttgaaatatgttaacccataatccagtaactgattcttcatccaaagaatctgtgcacaacagcttcctgcagcaatatactctgcttctgcagttgatgtggaaattgacttttatttcttgctgtaccaagaaaccaatctgcctccaagaaattggcagcttccacttgtgcttttcctgtcaattttgcaccctgcaaaatctgcatctgagtaacctattagttgaaaatctgattctctaggataccataatcccagagcagctattcctttaagatacttaaagattctttttacagctgttaagtaaggttctcttggatctgcttgaaatcttgcacaaagacaggtagcatacatgatatcaggtctactagcagttagatagagtagagagccaatcatacctctgtagtcagtaatatctactgatttaccggtatccttatccagttttgtagcagtggccattggagtggatgcacttgaacaatcttgcattccaaatttcttcagcaagtttctggtgtacttggtttgacaaataaaagtgccttccttattctgcttgacttgaaggcccagaaaatagctaagttcccccatcatactcatctgatatcttgactgcattagtttggcaaacttcttgcaaagtttgtcatttgtagatccaaaaatgatatcatcaacataaatctggaccagaagtaagttctttccatggttgaggtagaacagtgttttgtctattgtccctctgttgaatccactttccagaagaaactgagctaaagtctcataccatactctaggagcttgcttaagtccataaagtgctttatcaagcctgtagacataatctggatgtttggtatctacaaaacctggaggttgttcaacatatacctcttcctccaattctccattgagaaaagcacttttcacatccatttgaaagacagtaaactttttgtgagcagcataagccaaaaatatccttatggcttctaacctagcaactggtgcaaatgtttcatcataatcaattccctcctgttgagaatatccttttgcaaccagccttgccttattccttgtaattatgccatcactgtcagttttgtttctgaatacccactttgtaccaacaacagatctattctttggtcttggcactagggtccagactttgtttctttcaaattcattcaactcttcctgcattgcttgcacccaatcagcatcttgaagagcttcttccactttctttggctcagtctgagagagaaaagaattgtaaagacattcatttgaagtacctgttctagttctgacacctgcatcaggatttccaattatcaaatcaggtgtatgtgattttgtccacttccttgcagatggaaagttttctctagaactggatgctcccccatgatccatgctatcttcattttcagtttctgatgctccccctgaaactatgctctctgagttggattcttcagtatttagattttcagcactatcagaacttggcttatcagaacttgacgaatcagaacttgaagagccagatgcatgttctgatatttcttgagatgtggtaggatcttgagtatgctccccctgcataggtgcatcttcctttgacgtagtcaccacagtttcaataatatcagagtttaatccatcagattttacagtatcaggacttagactgtcaggattttcagtatcagaatttgagtcttcattttcaaatctcagctgatcatggtcaatgaaatcttcaagaccagtaatcttcttgtcatcaaaagagacattgatagattccatgaccacttttgttctcaaattatagactctgaaggcttttgtggaaagtggatatccaacaaagattccttcatcagcttttagatcaaactttgatagctgttcaggatgagtcttgagaacaaaacacttgcatccaaatacatgaaaatatttcagatttggcttctttttcttcaccatctcatatggtgttttccatgcttgttaatgagtgttgcattttgagtaaaacaagcagtctgcacagcttcaacccagaaattggttggaagctttgcttcttcaagcattgtacgtgcagcttcaatgagagttctattcttcctttcaacaactccattttgctgtggagttccaggagcagaaaattcctgctttattccatggcttttgcagaactcttccattatcaaattcttgaactcagtgccattatcactccttaaaattttcacagaatctttgaccattttatccagctgtttgacatgatcaatcaagatagatgcagtttcactttttgtgtgcaagaaatacacccatgtgtatctggtgaactcatccactatgaccaacgcatacttcttctttgcaatagacatgacatttactggaccaaatagatcaacatgtattagatgataaggctcaagaattgatgattcagtcttgctcttgaatgaagattttctttatttggctttctgacatgaatcacaaagaccatcaggagcaaatactgtgtttggcaatcctctcacaagatctttcttgaccagttcatttatattgttgaaatttaaatgagagagtttcttatgccaattccagctttcttcaattgatgctctactcatcagacagattgcagaaccatcagtacttgttgaaagcttagcttcataaatgttaccacgcctgtatcctttcagaacaactttgcctttagatttactcacaatttcacagtgttcttcaaagaaatcaacatgataacctctgtcacagatttgacttatactcagtaggttgtgtttaagtcctgagaccagagctacttgtttaattatgacatttccaagattgatattgccatatcccaatgtttttccaatgttgccatctccataagaaacacttgggccaactttctccacaaagtctgatagcagggccttatttccagtcatatgtcctgaacatccactgtccagaactagaatatttttcctgttgccctgcaatcacaaagaccactaattattagttttaaggacccagacttgcttggatcctttggccttattaagtttgttaacatttgcagcggatttagcatcagagtttatgttaatatttttcttatcagaacttacactatcagactttgaatcagaatttacactagaaggaacaatggaaactttcttcaaagaaggttttatttgataataatcatagtacaaactatgatattccttataagtataaatggaatgccataaactaccacaatgaaaacaaggattttgtggtttgtatctaacagactgactcttaactcctgattttgaaggtaaggagttaatattcttattcttcctgcaaaaagaagccagatggttagaacttccacagttatgacatgttttcctaggagcatcaggaacaggtttataatcattgcttttattcacaccttcctttccattcctatttttcctaggtgattttaccttatttgcattcttaacatctttcagcttatgtttaagctgcttctttgtcattaagcctatgttcacttcagctgtcttttcctgttttagtttgtcagaagttaattcctctttaacttctgatttctcattttcagactttacagttacaaacttaacaggtttaaactttggcttttgcttaacaacaggcttaatttcttcagttcctttatcattcttatcttctccataacctaagccctctttccagtttccactacttagcaaattttgagttgttttgccagagttagtccaagtcctgataatctctctttccttttctaactcagtttttagagattcatttaattttagcacttcattcctaacataaaaagcatcatctctatccttctgagtttgatggaacatgactaactctttttctaagaaattatttcttttcttatatgcaagattttcagaagttaatctttcacatgttaaagtttgttctctatagctaacaaacatggttttaagatatcttctcaactcattaatatcatcagtatgaaaagcataagtagtctgaggtacctttgtttcagcagcttcagaactgctctcagcactttctttatcagcatttgccatcaatgcatagttctcctcactttcagagtctgaggtgtctgtccagcttttctgctttgtgacaagagccttgcctttgtcacccttcactttcttgcaatcaggaaatatgtggcctttctcaccacagttatagcatttgacattggtataatctcctctatcagactttcctcctctgccctcagatcttctgaaattcttcttatcagaacttgtgcctttcctggaaaacttcttttccttcctgaacttcctgtatgcaatctttgtgatccctttcaccataagagcacacagcttcatcatctcctcatcagcatcagtctcaggcaagctttcagaatctgagtcatcatcattctcggaacttgatgactcagtatcagactttatgaaaagagctttacccttgtctttctttgaggaagctgctttggggaattcttcttcagccttaagagcaactgtccttgactttcctcctttcctcttgcttctttgttccatctccagctcatgagtcttgagcattccatagatttcgtcaagagttgtttcatcaagattgtagttgtctcttattgtcgttgccttcaaatcccagcattcaggaagagctaacaggaacttaaggtttgaatcttcaagatcatactctttatcaaccaatgataaatcattcaaaattttgacaaatctatcatataaatcattcaatgactcattagcctttgagtcaaagtgttcatactcttgagtgagtattgtcttcctgttcttcttaattgtgtcagttccctgacaccttatttccagagcatcccatatctccttagcagtcttgcagttgattaccctgtttgacattacattatcaatggcactatgcagtaagtgtcgtaccttagcatccttagcaattgatgctatgtcttcagcagtataatcactcttctcctttggtacggtctgtgctgcttcacctgcaactgcaacagcgagtttggttggtttgtgaggaccttccttgattctatcaaggtattctggatctgttgcttccaggaacatggtcatccttaccttccatatgggatattcagatggtctcagtatggggactctgatggtctcataccgactctgaatttgtgtctttggtggttcctcagttgtggtaggcttagttggagtttctgtgtccgacatgattgtgtttggatctttaactgtatgtgtgttaacatagtagctctgataccaattgttaggtcacacacacactgtagagggggtgaatacagtgtatagtacactcaaatcgaactttaagaacttaagtaacagaaaacaaactttattgaaacaataaactctgttacagtatggaactgttacctctcagtgatgaaaaaatatcacgagagctgctagggttacaatgaataataacttcgattaagataacacttatagtgtaaaccctatgtctgtgtttatatactacacagttacaagataatcgctaattgatatggaatataattatgcttcctaaaatatatcaatcagatatcttttcttccaagtattccattcttcacgaaattccttcttcatgcatatctcttcttatgtttatctcaatcttctttcctttaatcagctactgtccttatctgattatccttcagcacttaagttctgatatctatcttctgatgattatctcctgataacatacgtactgatatccttaagtcctgacttccagtataagtactgatcaacagttaagtactgatttatcctgttcagtaagatctgaaagctaaacataaaacatattagccatgacattatcaaatatatctaacaacctcatataaatattgaaatatatacaatatagtattattttaaatttcttaTCTCCTAAATGATTTAAGTTTACTTATCGGGGTATTatttcattataataatattatttttatttattattgatactataaataaatattaattcaaattaaggttaaaatttaatattaaattttaaagaaaatctatatattataatatactatgtagatttttattgaaaaatgttatttacaatttaatttttattgaacgaaaaaaataaagaaatttcCCGAATCTCCGTGGGGATCACCGTTTCCCGTTTGAAACGGAGATTGAGGAGTTAAATAATTCTCGTTCGGGGATCGGGGACGAGAATAACACTCCCCGATCTCGAAGTGACCCGATGGCCATCCATAGTTATAAGAAATGTTGTTGGAATTAGACGTACAATTAAATATACTAAAACACtataattcatttttataataatatttttttaaaaaaaactctATTAAAATTGCTGTTAGGTAACGTAAAACAACCTTAGTGAAGCGCTAAGGAAAGCGCCGAAAATAATCTTGAAAAAACAGATATTTAATTACTTGTTTACTGATAATTCTTAAAATGCGAACCAAAAGCAAGTGTAAAATCGAATTCAATTAAGTGGCGCCAGGGGAAGCCAGTAGCACAAATTATAGTAAACATGACAGGTTCTTTTAAATAACCTATCTAAAATTTCATGCTATGCATATACAAACAATAAGGTAAATGCACCTAAAATATCAATTCCGTTTCACAACGCGAACCATGATGCCGTTCATGTTCCACGGACTACATCCAAATGGTTTATGTACCCCGTGATCATCACTATTATGTTCACGATCATCTTTTGATTGATGCATGGAACCGTTCGACGAAGACGAAGATTTCGATTCCGAAGTCGACGAATCGTCAACCCAGCCACTAAAACCCCCACCGAAATCAGCAAACCGATCAAACCGACCATCAGATGTTTTGGACTTAAGATTAGAACTTAATACCTGCCCTGCACGCCATCTAATTCCAAAGAAGTCTTTGTGCGTTTGTTGCTTTTTCAAGTGTTTTCTCCAGAACCATAATTTGTGTATCGAATGATAAGAATCTTCTTTCGATAAATGATCTGCGCAATGTTTTATTGGTGGGAAAAAACTCTGAGACCCTGGTGGAGGTGTTGGAGGTGGAATAACTTCTTCTCGACGCGGATTCTTGGGAGTTCCTGGCTGCGTTTCCCAATTGAATGGAACACCTTCTGCACTCCGGTGATAAATACGCGAAGATTGTCCTACCGATGATTCTCGACTCAAGAATCTTCTTGACTGAACATTAATCGTATCGATTTTGAGTACCACAGTAGCCGAATCTCCTTCATTTTCGTACATATTCAACACAACATGCAGCTATCAGATTTATCATGCAATgcataaataattaaaaagaatttcGGGCTTCTATCGAAGAATGTACACACATATACCACTGGTGTCAGGAGAATCAGTAAGACGATATCAGATGATGAGTAATGCTAGATTCACAAAATCGGTTAATGTAACCACCTGCATAAATATTTAACATAAGACATTACTTGATTATATAGACAAAACGATTAAGAAAAGCTCTATTAACAACGGCAAATGATCAGGTGGTTAGGGTGGACTTAAGCTTGATATTGATTTTGTTTGGACGGCGAGGGAGGATGTTTTGACTTTGAGTTTGTAAAATAAGTATAATGTGAAATTGCTAATACAGTATTGAGTAATTTATAAAGATTTGGTTGTATCTTTACTCTTTAGTATTTTTTAGATTAACTTGGTTTGTAGCTAGCTTTAGTTGGATATTATTGTAACCTTTCTTTCGGGTCACTTAAAACTAGCTCTTTCTGTGTATGTAAAGCAAGGATGACTTGCTACCTTCCAAGGGATCAGTCTCTTTACGCTACAAATGTGATTCCAAATTATTATACAGATAGATTTGACAAAAAGGTTGTGATAAAATTAGGCAAAAATACAAAATTATTCCGATTTGTTAAAATTGTTGGGTTCGATATTCATTCGATTCGATTGTGAACTTAAATGTTATATTTGTAGTCTCACCAAATCAGCTAACATCTCGAGATGAACTGATGAACCTCTCTTATAAAAAAAGTTTATGAACGCTAATTAGTCAGGAGTCGGCCATGTTTGGCAATTTCCGTAACAATTTTGTTAGCTGTTTGAAATAACAGTTTTAAATATATGATTGATTTAACTGTTTTGAATAGTtgattaaatttaattatttcaaataaaattatttgataaATAGATATTTGAATTTAACCTTTTGTATTATATACTTTAAAACATCATCCTAAGTAGTTTTTTCAAAATTACTTCTTTTGAGACCAAAAAgctatttaaaaaaattaactaataaaaacaaatataatAGCTTTCATTTAATTAAAGCTGTAATTTAATTCAAAAAAACTATTTTTTGGGCAAAAAATTAACTTACGGAAAGGGCCATCATCAGTTTAACCTTAAAATATCAAACATCTCTTTGCAAAGGGTCTGGGGTCTAGCCCATCTCCCATTTCAATCAACTAAACATGGGCTTACAACTAGCAGTAACCCAATAGCCCAACCATTAGACTTGACACGACTCATCAGTTGAGAGCTGATAGCTAATTAGCCGGCAACACAAATTTTAATCCCCTCTTctaattttcaatttttaaatttCCCCCAGATCTATACTCCCCCACTAGATTCTCCCCTTAACAAATACACAcacaatctctctctctctctctctctctctttctctctctctcagcAATACAAacaaaatctctctctctctctctctctctctctctctctctctctctcatctaATCCAATTGGAGGCATCGAATTTCGAAATGAGGTAACACAGCAGTTCACTACATTTCTAGGTTTTTTATTTAATTCGATTAATTTAGTGTCACTAAATTCAATTAATTTTGTGATTTCATTGTTTAGTGACCAAACATTTGCAAATGTTACCAACTTGGATCACTGCACCAAGTACTTGAATCAAACGCTCGTTACTTTCGGCTTCCCGGCTTCTCTCGATCTTTTCGCAACTGATCCGGTGCTGTGTGTCGATTTTTATCTAATTTTATCGAAATTATTGACTAGAAACTGTGTTTATTGACTCACATTGTAATAATTGAACTGAATTATGTTAGTTTTGTGGTTTGATTAGGTTTCGATTGCGCGTACTTGTAATTGTATGTACTCACTGTTGCAGCAGAGACAGCGCGATATTGAGTTTAGAGAGTCTGCTAATGAGCAGAGACAACGGTATTATAGTTTTGATTTTGTATTCACGTTTTGATTTACTGTATCGTTAGCTTTTTATGTAGCTGATTAAATGTCGTATTATGTATGCATGTGTTGATGTTTACAATAAAATGTTAGTTTCTTTTTGTGAGAATTATTTTGGAAAGTTATGTTTATTTCGTTTAGGATGCTATTTGATGGTTAAAAGTTTCCGTGAGTGGCTAAAATGGAATGTAGAGAGAGTACATGTAAATAAATTCCTTGGAATAAACCTTTCAACTGAGTAACTGTATGTCGTGAGAGAAACCATGTTTGGTTAAGCATGTGAAGAAAATGATAATGAACGTTTTTTTTTCACTAAATAGGATTTACATTGTATTGTATACTGTGCGTTCGAATTTCTAACCATCGGTCCATGTGTTATATTTCAGACTTATGTCAGACATATCAAGATTTGAGGCTAAAATAGAGAGGCTGGAAGCGCAGTTATCTGCTAAGGATAGAGAGATAGCAACTATTACTAGAACGGTTAGATACGCTACACACTGATTGATAACTATTGTAGGAGAGGCAAATTGTACTGGCTTGTGTGTGTATTTGAAAATGCATCAACTACAATGACCAGGAAGCTAAAGCTGCAGCAGATTTTAAGGCCCATATTCATAAGTTGCAACAAGAGAGAGACGAATTTCAGAGGATGGTCATTGGTAATCAGGTTAGTCAATGTGTTAGTTTTTATACATTACCAGTTAGTTATTGGTAATTGACATATACTTGTTTTAAAAGCAAGCGAGAACTCAACAAATTCATGAAATGAAGAAGAAGGAGAAAGAGTACGTGAAGCTGCAGGTAGGATTCCGTTTACTTATGTAAGTGGAGTAGGTGTTACATTACATTAGTAGCTGATTGGTAAATTTTATATGATATGTAATTTGCCTCATTACAGGAGAGGTTGAACCAAGTAGTAATGgagaaaaagaaggaatctaaaTCAGGCATGGAAATAATGAATCTACTTCAGGTAATGGGTTGCTATTCAACAATCCTAATtgaagatataatttattttaaatgtCTTCATATATTTTGAACAGAAAGAAGGGCGGCAACGTGGGACGTGGAATGGAAAGAAGGCTGACAATGACTTCTATAAGAAAATTGTATGGAGTTATTAGTATTGGTATTGTTGTTTAATAATGACttgataatttttttatgacCATTTACAACTAATTGGTATCAGGTGGATGCTTATGAGTCAAAAAATCAAGAGTTAGTTGCTGAGAACGCTGATTTGAGGGCATTGTTACGGTCAATGCAGGTAATTTGTCCCACAAGAATTGATTGTTATTGTTTAAATGATTTAATAATCACTTGTCGAGTGAATTTGATGGCAGCGTCTGCTGTCTGGTATTCTCTTTATCGATGACAGACCAGTGTGCAAGTCAGTTGACTATAAAATTTTGGTTACTAGTAGAGCTCTCGATAAGCTTAATATGTTTCTGTAGACGTCTGGAGTATATTAAAATATATTGAATGCACGAACTGGAGTTGTTTTTATACCGTAATTTTAAATGTTCAAAGCTGTGATAGACAGGGCATACAAATTTTCCATCATCCTTACATAAAACAAGAGACTCCCTAAGTGATAAAGCCATAAGTTCTATCATCTTCTCACAATAACCCATATGTATCAAGAGATTAATTGTTTTTTTATTTGATTTAGCTGTTGTATTTGGCCAAAAAAATTTAGGCATTAAAAAAAGGAAATATAATTTTGTAAGCCATTTATGACTTGGTTTATGCCCTTCACACTTTAACATGCAACTGGACTTTGCAAACCTCTAGTTTTGTGGAAATTTGTTTAAAGATTTATGTGTATGTTTTTTAGGGGGACATGCGTGACTTTCTAAATGCTCCAAATGGCTCATCCAAGCAATCTTTGCCTGTCAATGAGAGGCTAGACTCAGATTCATCACATTCACCATTGGGAGGGAAAACGGTACTATACAAAATACAATCTTGCaacagaattttttttttttttttttacttttagTTGTTACAGAAAGAAGTTAAAGTTAATAAATTCTTACTATTCAGGATGTTTTTGACCTGCCTTTTCACATGGGAAGAGATCAAATAGAAGATAGTCTTCGTGCTAAGATTGCCTTCATAAAGGTTGGTATATTTTCGAGGCATTTTCTTTTGGTGCATGGTCACGTCGACAGGGAAGCTTATTTGTTTTCTGCATTTAGGAACGCATGGTTGAACTACAAGATGCACAAAAAGAAGCCGATGTCACCTCTGAAGCCACTGAAAGAGAGCTTGAGCTGGAAGCACAACTTGTCGAGGCCAGGAGCATTATTCAGGAACAGGTAAACAATAATTGCTTGCGACAATTTTATTGGATAATGAAGTAGTATTTATTTGATTTTGAATTGAGTAAAGAAAAAAAAGATTTATTCGAACTAGGCTTTGTTTAGTTTTAAGCATGATGGAATTTACATCTATCATCAGCACAATgtttcatcttcctcatcagtTCTTACATTTACTGTATTAGGTATTGCATTGATGGCTGAGTATCTTCCTATCTGCAATGCCTCTCAATTAATTTTTAGAGTTATAACTGTTTATGTGTTACTACTGAGAAATGTGTGCAAAATTGAGTAAAGGAGATCTGTGACCTGTCAAGACTCAAGAGTTGAACTCGGACATCTAACTATCTGGAAGAAAATTATCCAGTATTTTACCTTGGATTCTCTCACGGTGTTGTATCATATCGAAGTTATTATATGCAAAACTTTGTCTTAACTGCGTGTTTATCAATAGCGTATAGACATTCCAAATTTCCTATATCCAGCTCCGGAGggatatgtgtgtgtgtgtgtactGTAAAGGTAACTATTAGATCATTTGGGTGTGTATGGAGATGTTTTGTGGAGAACAAACACAAGGCATAAATAAATACTGCTTGCCAGTCCAACAGTTTCACTTTAATTGATTATGATTTTTTGACAATGTTTAATTTTTCGTTCCCTATGCAATACATTGTGTAAAATGTTGACAACTAATATTGGACTTAAATACAGGCATCCATCATGTCTAAACATGCCAAGTCTGAGAGGCCAAGGTATATCTGTTTGCCTATCAACTTTATTCATTTTACCCAGGTAAAAAtctgaaaataaattatttacaCATATGCAGAAGGCTAAGTGGGCTTCTTGAGTCGGAAAGGGATACAATCATTTCATCACCTGCCGAGTTATAGTAATAAAAACTCCTGCAGCTTCCTCTG
The sequence above is drawn from the Apium graveolens cultivar Ventura chromosome 2, ASM990537v1, whole genome shotgun sequence genome and encodes:
- the LOC141708770 gene encoding uncharacterized protein LOC141708770 isoform X2, whose product is MSDQTFANVTNLDHCTKYLNQTLVTFGFPASLDLFATDPVSIARTCNCMYSLLQQRQRDIEFRESANEQRQRLMSDISRFEAKIERLEAQLSAKDREIATITRTEAKAAADFKAHIHKLQQERDEFQRMVIGNQQARTQQIHEMKKKEKEYVKLQERLNQVVMEKKKESKSGMEIMNLLQKEGRQRGTWNGKKADNDFYKKIVDAYESKNQELVAENADLRALLRSMQGDMRDFLNAPNGSSKQSLPVNERLDSDSSHSPLGGKTDVFDLPFHMGRDQIEDSLRAKIAFIKERMVELQDAQKEADVTSEATERELELEAQLVEARSIIQEQASIMSKHAKSERPRRLSGLLESERDTIISSPAEL
- the LOC141708770 gene encoding uncharacterized protein LOC141708770 isoform X1; the encoded protein is MSDQTFANVTNLDHCTKYLNQTLVTFGFPASLDLFATDPVSIARTCNCMYSLLQQRQRDIEFRESANEQRQRLMSDISRFEAKIERLEAQLSAKDREIATITRTEAKAAADFKAHIHKLQQERDEFQRMVIGNQQARTQQIHEMKKKEKEYVKLQERLNQVVMEKKKESKSGMEIMNLLQKEGRQRGTWNGKKADNDFYKKIVDAYESKNQELVAENADLRALLRSMQGDMRDFLNAPNGSSKQSLPVNERLDSDSSHSPLGGKTDVFDLPFHMGRDQIEDSLRAKIAFIKERMVELQDAQKEADVTSEATERELELEAQLVEARSIIQEQASIMSKHAKSERPRRLSGLLESERDTIISSPAEGMK